Part of the Halomicrobium zhouii genome is shown below.
GCGACCGACGCCATCCTGGTCGTTCCTCGCGCAGATGGCCGTCTTCTGGCTCTGGTTCGCGGTGTACGTCTACGTCGTGGCGGTGGTCCTCGCGGCCATCTATCGGGGACTCCGCGCCGGCGTCGACGCAGCGAACGAAGCGAGGACGTGAGTTACTGGGACGCCTCGACCGTCTCGAAAAAGGCCAGGTCGTGGATCCGCGGGTCGTCGGTCAGTTCCGGGTGGAAGGAGGTACCGACGATGGGGCCGTCCCGGACCGCGACGGCGCGGTCGTCCCACGTCGCCAGCACCTCGACGTCGTCGCCCACCTCGCTGATGAGCGGCGCGCGGATGAACACCGCCGGGAACGGGTCGTCCAGGCCCCTGACGTCGAGGGGGGCCTCGAAACTATCTTTCTGCCGGCCGAAGGCGTTGCGCTCGACGGTGACGTCCACCAGGTCCAGCGTCTCGACGCGGTCGTCCTGGGCGTCCGTCGAGGCGACGATGAGCCCCGCACACGTCGCGAGGACTGGCTTGCCGGCCTCGACGTGGGCGACGATCTCCTCTGCGATGTCTTCCCGGTGGAGGAGTCGCGAGATGGTCGTCGACTCCCCCCCGGGCATGAGGAGGACGTCGCAGTCGGGGACGATGCCCGCATCGCGGATCTCGCGGATCTCCGCGTCCTCGCCGTGGGCCGCCGCTGCCCGCTTGATGGCGCCCGCGTGTTCGGAGACGTCGCCCTGGACGGCGACGACGCCCGCGGTCAGTGTCATGGTCCGGGTTTGGCTACCGGCGACGAAAAAGGGCACGTTTGGTGACGTGATTGCGTGAGTGATCCGCGTTTCGGCGACGGG
Proteins encoded:
- the pdxT gene encoding pyridoxal 5'-phosphate synthase glutaminase subunit PdxT, with the translated sequence MTLTAGVVAVQGDVSEHAGAIKRAAAAHGEDAEIREIRDAGIVPDCDVLLMPGGESTTISRLLHREDIAEEIVAHVEAGKPVLATCAGLIVASTDAQDDRVETLDLVDVTVERNAFGRQKDSFEAPLDVRGLDDPFPAVFIRAPLISEVGDDVEVLATWDDRAVAVRDGPIVGTSFHPELTDDPRIHDLAFFETVEASQ